A DNA window from Hordeum vulgare subsp. vulgare chromosome 1H, MorexV3_pseudomolecules_assembly, whole genome shotgun sequence contains the following coding sequences:
- the LOC123407152 gene encoding uncharacterized protein LOC123407152, translating to MAHAMKCNIKAAAPRKNAGRAMAMAMPRAKATAAANGEVWVEKVDRIRFVYNAITKPSVYVNPRAPTVTRRPVADFGISREKIDDYIARKKKQFAQEA from the coding sequence ATGGCCCACGCCATGAAATGCAATATCAAGGCAGCTGCTCCAAGAAAAAACGCAGGACGTGCCATGGCCATGGCCATGCCTCGTGCCAAGGCTACGGCTGCCGCCAACGGCGAGGTATGGGTGGAGAAGGTCGACAGGATCAGGTTCGTCTACAACGCCATCACCAAGCCGTCGGTGTACGTGAACCCAAGGGCGCCCACGGTGACGAGGAGGCCGGTAGCCGACTTCGGCATCTCCAGGGAGAAGATCGACGACTACAtcgcaaggaagaagaagcagttTGCTCAGGAAGCCTAG